From the genome of Bdellovibrionota bacterium:
AGAGCGGCAACCCCAAGTGCGCCGATTGCATGGTCCACTGTGGATATGAACCGACCGCGGTCACCGATTCCACACGCACGATTCCGAATACAATTCGGTCCCTTCGCTCCGTGCTGGCATAATTCCTGCGCAATGCAGGATTTGACCCAAGCGTGTTATTCCAAAAATATGCCAATATAAGCCGTTGAAACAAAACAGAAAATAGCCGCCATCAGAATTCTCGCATTTACAGGGATGAAGCCGAGGTGTTATCGTAATTACGTCTGCGGGAGCAAGAGAAGGTAGGCGCTCCCCTCCAACGCATGGCACTCGAACTGAAGCAGAGTCTTCGTTTAAGCCAGCAGCTGGTCATGACCCCGCAGCTGCAGCAAGCCATTAAATTGCTGCAGCTCAATCGCCTGGAACTCGCGGAACATGTGATGGGCGAACTTCTGGAAAATCCGATCCTCGAAGAATACGCCGAAAACGCCGACGAAGAGGACGTCAAGGAGACCAAGCAAGACAAAATCGAAAAAGTCGAAGACGCCAAGACCAAAGAGGTCGATCCCCAAAAAGGGGAAGGTTCGGACGACATCAATTGGGAAAATTATCTCAACAGCCAGCCGTACACACCCTCGTACGGCGGGGCGGCCCGAGACATCGACCCGGATCTTCCGTCATTTGAAGCTACGCTCACGCGAGCCGATTCTTTGGCGGAACATTTGATGAGCCAACTCCATCTCACGCGCATGAGCGATCACGAAATGAACATCGGCGCCGTCGTCATCGGAAACCTCGATGACAACGGCTATCTCGTGTCGTCGCTGGAAGATATGGCGCGCAAGACCAGGACGACGCCGGAAGAAGTGGAAAAAGTCCTTAAGAAAATCCAGGAGTTCGATCCCATCGGTGTCGGCGCGCGGGATCTTCGGGAATGCTTGCTGATTCAGGCGAAACAGATTCCCCACAACGACCTCATTCGAAAGATCATTGAAAATCATTTGCACGATCTCGAGCGAAAAGCGTATCCCGCGATCTCGAAAGCCTGTGGCGTGCCTCCGGACCAGGTGATCGCAGCGGTAAAGGAGATCACGAAGCTGGAACCCAAGCCGGGAAGGCCGTTCTACGACGAAAGTTCCCAGTACATCACGCCCGATATCTATGTGTACAAAGTCGGCGACGAGTACGTCATCGTGCAAAACGAAGACGGGCTTCCAAAGCTTCGCATTTCCAATTTTTATCAGAGCGTTCTGCGCGGAAACCATTCGTCATCGATGACGAAGGAATACATCAACGACAAACTCCGTTCGGCGGTCTGGTTGATTCGATCGATTCACCAGCGGCAGCGGACGATTTACAAGGTCACGGAATCGATTGTGAAGATTCAGCGCGATTTTCTCGAGAGGGGGATCTCCGCGCTCAAGCCAATGGTCCTTCGGGATGTCGCGGAAGACATCGGCATGCACGAATCGACCGTCAGCCGCGTGACGGCCAACAAATACATTCACACGCCCCAGGGTGTGTATGA
Proteins encoded in this window:
- the rpoN gene encoding RNA polymerase factor sigma-54; its protein translation is MALELKQSLRLSQQLVMTPQLQQAIKLLQLNRLELAEHVMGELLENPILEEYAENADEEDVKETKQDKIEKVEDAKTKEVDPQKGEGSDDINWENYLNSQPYTPSYGGAARDIDPDLPSFEATLTRADSLAEHLMSQLHLTRMSDHEMNIGAVVIGNLDDNGYLVSSLEDMARKTRTTPEEVEKVLKKIQEFDPIGVGARDLRECLLIQAKQIPHNDLIRKIIENHLHDLERKAYPAISKACGVPPDQVIAAVKEITKLEPKPGRPFYDESSQYITPDIYVYKVGDEYVIVQNEDGLPKLRISNFYQSVLRGNHSSSMTKEYINDKLRSAVWLIRSIHQRQRTIYKVTESIVKIQRDFLERGISALKPMVLRDVAEDIGMHESTVSRVTANKYIHTPQGVYELKFFFNSSIKRVEGADVASEVVKEKIKTIVVAEDPRRPYSDQELVELLRQLNIDIARRTVAKYREMLGILSSSKRKRLF